In Chaetodon trifascialis isolate fChaTrf1 chromosome 2, fChaTrf1.hap1, whole genome shotgun sequence, one DNA window encodes the following:
- the LOC139346879 gene encoding galectin-related protein-like translates to MAETHRVTAQGRKKWVFPQKSATDENKPSVRSADRDTERNLAVPFRGHITGGMRPGKKIVVVGVVDPRPDRFYVALTCGRGTSREPPPDVALELCVRFRDRQVLRRACESGSWGEADSSIPFFPFIRDQPFKLEIYCEHSRFRVFVDGQQLFDFFHRVTSLGNIDTLWVKGSIAITKLA, encoded by the exons atggctgaaacacacagagtgacGGCGCAGGGCCGGAAG aaatgGGTTTTTCCACAGAAAAGTGCGACTGATGAAAATAAACCGAGTGTTCGCTCTgctgacagagacactgagagaaatCTG GCAGTTCCTTTCAGAGGTCACATCACAGGTGGGATGCGGCCGGGGAAGAAGATTGTAGTGGTTGGTGTGGTGGACCCCCGTCCTGACAG GTTCTACGTTGCCCTGACGTGCGGTCGTGGAACATCCAGAGAGCCTCCGCCAGATGTGGCTCTGGAGCTTTGTGTTCGGTTCAGGGACCGACAAGTCCTGCGCAGAGCCTGTGAGTCTGGATCCTGGGGAgaggctgacagcagcatccCTTTCTTCCCCTTCATCAGAGACCAGCCGTTCAAG CTTGAGATCTACTGTGAACATAGTCGCTTTCGTGTGTTTGTGGACgggcagcagctgtttgacttcTTCCACAGAGTGACGTCGCTCGGCAACATCGACACATTGTGGGTCAAAGGCAGCATCGCCATCACTAAACTGGCTTGA
- the aftpha gene encoding aftiphilin a isoform X2 → MEPDVIRIYSSSPPPMEDGTEEEDNEFGDFGTFSGVPNSISFTEFDTPTTFNQTQALNATSPPELINNRGVMGFSHSSSNGTHSTSNELSKANGVVPASHLGSSPSERTEMKKVLPSSIDISVSDTVDSEPADCNGGGTEVLTNGFATFDVQGSPSSQNSVHSLLKGTSTEDTGSVPVGSPEDDFADFAAFSSAEGHLSQTANEDLDNPTEGSWLGEPPCPHEHWNVVQGTTSEDNVRDTNRTGPNTSSSDSISVPAEAPDGSCNTDRGSHTDADSPQRDVAFAQEHFASEAVCTNKPLTLNGVDVADREDSKDAAGCSEHDLSPDAAGDGEMGQSDGKGSGNDTETETETETSFGRPLSTDALEEYGDMSTTGSVPSPPLQGETATPADHSQLAEDDEDEDFGDFGDAGSFSGQGFADFDQLDAHQEQSRSHSSAQEATNTKDDDDFGDFNSPKFHTSENEGEDGGKFADFPVSDSFGNFSSAAEGPDSAAESGWSAFGELEQEQQVEGESWAAFSTEQSIAPPAESREEQEQEEEEEWHESEPPAVSEEASRTDRQSASLSSRLEKLFQSSFPQTAVSSVEDEVASLKILLGPPEDKPQPGAEEEEMRSPCNRSALGGVWTQLQDIHEAFGLRYQWGGSHCNKALLCCLGIDTRNILFTGQKKQPVIVPMYAAGLGMLEPTKEPVKPVSAAEMIASIAQAPPVAPEKSSCPSDTVQPEALPPVQFDWSSSGLTNPLDGVDPELYELTTAKLDPGSSGSRVADAFARLMSTMDKTSTSTRKPRKEENLSEEAAKVIAGLPDLSFMQAKVLMFPATLTPLGSQATPD, encoded by the exons ATGGAGCCAGATGTCATCCGCATATACTCCTCCTCTCCGCCACCGATGGAGGACGgtacagaggaagaggacaacGAGTTTGGAGACTTTGGCACCTTCTCAGGCGTCCCAAACAGCATCAGCTTCACAGAATTTGACACCCCAACCACTTTCAACCAGACCCAAGCTCTGAACGCCACCTCCCCACCTGAGCTCATTAACAACAGAGGAGTGATGGGATTCAGCCACAGCTCCTCCAATGGCACACACAGCACCAGTAATGAGCTGTCCAAGGCTAATGGCGTTGTGCCAGCGAGCCACCTGGGCAGCAGTCCCTCAGAAAGAACTGAGATGAAAAAGGTCCTCCCCAGCTCCATAGATATCTCAGTCAGTGACACAGTTGACAGCGAACCTGCTGATTGCAACGGTGGAGGCACAGAGGTGCTAACAAATGGGTTTGCAACCTTCGATGTTCAGGGAAGCCCTTCCTCACAGAATTCTGTCCACTCTCTTTTAAAAGGAACGTCCACTGAGGACACAGGCAGCGTCCCTGTTGGAAGCCCAGAGGACGATTTTGCagactttgctgctttttccagTGCTGAAGGACACCTCAGCCAGACGGCAAATGAGGACTTGGACAACCCCACAGAGGGTAGCTGGCTGGGAGAGCCTCCCTGCCCCCATGAGCACTGGAATGTAGTGCAGGGAACGACCTCAGAGGACAATGTCAGGGACACAAACAGAACTGGCCCCAACACATCCAGTTCTGATTCCATATCTGTTCCTGCTGAGGCCCCGGACGGCTCGTGCAACACGGACCGGGGCtctcacacagatgcagattCTCCACAAAGGGACGTAGCCTTTGCCCAGGAGCACTTCGCCTCAGAGGCAGTTTGCACTAACAAACCCCTCACTCTAAACGGGGTGGATGTAGCTGACAGGGAAGATTCCAAAGATGCTGCGGGCTGCAGTGAACACGACCTCTCACCTGATGCAGCTGGCGATGGTGAGATGGGACAGTCAGACGGGAAGGGCTCCGGTAACgacactgagacagaaacgGAGACAGAAACATCGTTCGGCCGGCCACTGTCAACAGACGCTCTTGAGGAGTACGGCGACATGAGCACCACAGGCTCAGTGCCCTCTCCACCACTCCAAGGGGAAACTGCCACACCCGCCGACCACAGTCAGTTGGCAGAGGACGATGAGGACGAGGACTTTGGGGACTTTGGAGACGCCGGCTCATTCAGTGGGCAGGGCTTTGCTGATTTTGACCAGCTGGATGCCCATCAGGAGCAGAGCAGGTCACACAGCTCAGCACAGGAAGCTACAAACACCAAGGACGATGACGATTTTGGTGACTTTAACTCCCCCAAATTTCACACCAGTGAAAACGAGGGGGAGGATGGAGGCAAGTTTGCAGACTTCCCCGTCAGTGACAGTTTTGGGAATTTCAGCTCAGCTGCTGAAGGCCCAGACAGTGCGGCGGAATCAGGGTGGAGCGCCTTTGGGGAGttggagcaggagcagcaggtggagggggagTCCTGGGCAGCATTTAGCACAGAACAGAGCATCgctcctcctgcagagagcagagaggagcaggagcaggaggaggaagaggagtggcaTGAAAGTGAACCTCCTGCTGTCAGTGAGGAAgccagcaggacagacagacagtcg GCGTCGCTGTCGAGCCGTCTGGAGAAGCTGTTTCAGAGCAGCTTCCCTCAAACAGCCGTTTCCTCGGTGGAGGACGAGGTGGCGTCCCTGAAGATCCTGCTGggacctccagaggacaaaCCACAGCCAGGAGccgaagaggaggagatgaggtcGCCATGCAACAG GTCTGCGCTTGGTGGTGTGTGGACGCAGCTTCAGGACATCCACGAAGCATTCGGCCTCAGATACCAGTGGGGGGGCTCCCACTGCAACAAAGCACTACTCTGCTGCCTGGGCATCGACACCCGAAACATT TTGTTCACAGGACAGAAGAAGCAGCCGGTCATCGTGCCTATGTATGCTGCCGGCCTG GGGATGCTGGAACCAACCAAAGAGCCCGTGAAGCccgtctctgcagcagagatgatCGCTTCTATAGCCCAGGCGCCTCCAGTGGCTCCAGAGAAAAGCTCCTGTCCCTCAGACACAGTCCAG CCGGAGGCGCTCCCACCCGTCCAGTTCGACTGGAGCAGCAGTGGCCTTACCAACCCTCTGGACG GCGTAGACCCCGAGCTGTATGAGCTGACAACGGCCAAGCTGGACCCTGGCAGCTCCGGCAGCCGGGTGGCCGATGCCTTCGCCCGCCTGATGTCCACCATGGATAAGACCAGCACCTCCaccag GAAGCCGAGGAAAGAGGAGAATCTGAGCGAGGAGGCGGCCAAAGTCATCGCAGGTCTGCCCGATCTTTCCTTCATGCAGGCCAAAGTTCTGATGTTTCCCGCCACGCTGACGCCACTCGGCTCGCAGGCCACACCAGACTGA
- the aftpha gene encoding aftiphilin a isoform X1: MEPDVIRIYSSSPPPMEDGTEEEDNEFGDFGTFSGVPNSISFTEFDTPTTFNQTQALNATSPPELINNRGVMGFSHSSSNGTHSTSNELSKANGVVPASHLGSSPSERTEMKKVLPSSIDISVSDTVDSEPADCNGGGTEVLTNGFATFDVQGSPSSQNSVHSLLKGTSTEDTGSVPVGSPEDDFADFAAFSSAEGHLSQTANEDLDNPTEGSWLGEPPCPHEHWNVVQGTTSEDNVRDTNRTGPNTSSSDSISVPAEAPDGSCNTDRGSHTDADSPQRDVAFAQEHFASEAVCTNKPLTLNGVDVADREDSKDAAGCSEHDLSPDAAGDGEMGQSDGKGSGNDTETETETETSFGRPLSTDALEEYGDMSTTGSVPSPPLQGETATPADHSQLAEDDEDEDFGDFGDAGSFSGQGFADFDQLDAHQEQSRSHSSAQEATNTKDDDDFGDFNSPKFHTSENEGEDGGKFADFPVSDSFGNFSSAAEGPDSAAESGWSAFGELEQEQQVEGESWAAFSTEQSIAPPAESREEQEQEEEEEWHESEPPAVSEEASRTDRQSASLSSRLEKLFQSSFPQTAVSSVEDEVASLKILLGPPEDKPQPGAEEEEMRSPCNRSALGGVWTQLQDIHEAFGLRYQWGGSHCNKALLCCLGIDTRNILFTGQKKQPVIVPMYAAGLGMLEPTKEPVKPVSAAEMIASIAQAPPVAPEKSSCPSDTVQPEALPPVQFDWSSSGLTNPLDASGGSSLLNLDFFGPVEDSGSSSSPSIPGVDPELYELTTAKLDPGSSGSRVADAFARLMSTMDKTSTSTRKPRKEENLSEEAAKVIAGLPDLSFMQAKVLMFPATLTPLGSQATPD; the protein is encoded by the exons ATGGAGCCAGATGTCATCCGCATATACTCCTCCTCTCCGCCACCGATGGAGGACGgtacagaggaagaggacaacGAGTTTGGAGACTTTGGCACCTTCTCAGGCGTCCCAAACAGCATCAGCTTCACAGAATTTGACACCCCAACCACTTTCAACCAGACCCAAGCTCTGAACGCCACCTCCCCACCTGAGCTCATTAACAACAGAGGAGTGATGGGATTCAGCCACAGCTCCTCCAATGGCACACACAGCACCAGTAATGAGCTGTCCAAGGCTAATGGCGTTGTGCCAGCGAGCCACCTGGGCAGCAGTCCCTCAGAAAGAACTGAGATGAAAAAGGTCCTCCCCAGCTCCATAGATATCTCAGTCAGTGACACAGTTGACAGCGAACCTGCTGATTGCAACGGTGGAGGCACAGAGGTGCTAACAAATGGGTTTGCAACCTTCGATGTTCAGGGAAGCCCTTCCTCACAGAATTCTGTCCACTCTCTTTTAAAAGGAACGTCCACTGAGGACACAGGCAGCGTCCCTGTTGGAAGCCCAGAGGACGATTTTGCagactttgctgctttttccagTGCTGAAGGACACCTCAGCCAGACGGCAAATGAGGACTTGGACAACCCCACAGAGGGTAGCTGGCTGGGAGAGCCTCCCTGCCCCCATGAGCACTGGAATGTAGTGCAGGGAACGACCTCAGAGGACAATGTCAGGGACACAAACAGAACTGGCCCCAACACATCCAGTTCTGATTCCATATCTGTTCCTGCTGAGGCCCCGGACGGCTCGTGCAACACGGACCGGGGCtctcacacagatgcagattCTCCACAAAGGGACGTAGCCTTTGCCCAGGAGCACTTCGCCTCAGAGGCAGTTTGCACTAACAAACCCCTCACTCTAAACGGGGTGGATGTAGCTGACAGGGAAGATTCCAAAGATGCTGCGGGCTGCAGTGAACACGACCTCTCACCTGATGCAGCTGGCGATGGTGAGATGGGACAGTCAGACGGGAAGGGCTCCGGTAACgacactgagacagaaacgGAGACAGAAACATCGTTCGGCCGGCCACTGTCAACAGACGCTCTTGAGGAGTACGGCGACATGAGCACCACAGGCTCAGTGCCCTCTCCACCACTCCAAGGGGAAACTGCCACACCCGCCGACCACAGTCAGTTGGCAGAGGACGATGAGGACGAGGACTTTGGGGACTTTGGAGACGCCGGCTCATTCAGTGGGCAGGGCTTTGCTGATTTTGACCAGCTGGATGCCCATCAGGAGCAGAGCAGGTCACACAGCTCAGCACAGGAAGCTACAAACACCAAGGACGATGACGATTTTGGTGACTTTAACTCCCCCAAATTTCACACCAGTGAAAACGAGGGGGAGGATGGAGGCAAGTTTGCAGACTTCCCCGTCAGTGACAGTTTTGGGAATTTCAGCTCAGCTGCTGAAGGCCCAGACAGTGCGGCGGAATCAGGGTGGAGCGCCTTTGGGGAGttggagcaggagcagcaggtggagggggagTCCTGGGCAGCATTTAGCACAGAACAGAGCATCgctcctcctgcagagagcagagaggagcaggagcaggaggaggaagaggagtggcaTGAAAGTGAACCTCCTGCTGTCAGTGAGGAAgccagcaggacagacagacagtcg GCGTCGCTGTCGAGCCGTCTGGAGAAGCTGTTTCAGAGCAGCTTCCCTCAAACAGCCGTTTCCTCGGTGGAGGACGAGGTGGCGTCCCTGAAGATCCTGCTGggacctccagaggacaaaCCACAGCCAGGAGccgaagaggaggagatgaggtcGCCATGCAACAG GTCTGCGCTTGGTGGTGTGTGGACGCAGCTTCAGGACATCCACGAAGCATTCGGCCTCAGATACCAGTGGGGGGGCTCCCACTGCAACAAAGCACTACTCTGCTGCCTGGGCATCGACACCCGAAACATT TTGTTCACAGGACAGAAGAAGCAGCCGGTCATCGTGCCTATGTATGCTGCCGGCCTG GGGATGCTGGAACCAACCAAAGAGCCCGTGAAGCccgtctctgcagcagagatgatCGCTTCTATAGCCCAGGCGCCTCCAGTGGCTCCAGAGAAAAGCTCCTGTCCCTCAGACACAGTCCAG CCGGAGGCGCTCCCACCCGTCCAGTTCGACTGGAGCAGCAGTGGCCTTACCAACCCTCTGGACG CGAGCGGAGGCTCGTCTCTGTTAAACCTGGATTTCTTTGGTCCTGTGGAGGATTCAGGCTCCTCCAGCTCACCGTCCATCCCAG GCGTAGACCCCGAGCTGTATGAGCTGACAACGGCCAAGCTGGACCCTGGCAGCTCCGGCAGCCGGGTGGCCGATGCCTTCGCCCGCCTGATGTCCACCATGGATAAGACCAGCACCTCCaccag GAAGCCGAGGAAAGAGGAGAATCTGAGCGAGGAGGCGGCCAAAGTCATCGCAGGTCTGCCCGATCTTTCCTTCATGCAGGCCAAAGTTCTGATGTTTCCCGCCACGCTGACGCCACTCGGCTCGCAGGCCACACCAGACTGA